A region of the Festucalex cinctus isolate MCC-2025b chromosome 8, RoL_Fcin_1.0, whole genome shotgun sequence genome:
ggtaggtagttaGGTAGATACCAAGCTAGTGAGGCAGATCTCTATGGAGCTAGCTAGCGAgacagctagatagatagaaagacaGTGAGACagctagatagatggatagatggctaCCAAGCTAGCGAAACAGATATCTAGCTATTTTGAGAAAGCTATCTATGTAgctatatggatggatggatggatggatagatagatagatagactttTCATAGGTGTGTTTTTAGTCTGTTTCCTGTGATTGGCGGACGACCATTCGAGGGTGTTCCCCACCTCTCGCCCACAAGTTGTCTGTAATAAGCTCCAGCTCACCTACTAAGTAACAacattatagaaaatggatgtattgacaaataaatgcattttcctGATGTTATTCCCTCCATCCGCAGGACACCACGCTCAGATGAACCAGCAGCACATGATGCCCAGCAGAAACTTCCAGATGCATCGCATGCCGGCCGACGACATCCAGGATGATTTTGACTGGGACTCCATTGTCTAGCCTCCtcctcttattttattttattttattttattttacccaAACAAAAAGGAGCGGAGAGCGAGGAGAGAAGGAGGTGGAAGCCAGAGGAAATCAGGCTGGGCTAAAAAAGGCcgtggaggagggggaggagttggaggaagaggaggacccCGCACCAGCCGCAACCCCCTACTCCCCTTCTACGTGGGCGAACATGAGACGGGCTGCCctgaaacatttttacataagcAGAAAAAGACAATCATGTTAGTGGGACAGGATCAAGTGTACGTCTCCAGCCCGCCCCTCCCGCCATCCTAACCAGCGGCCTTCCAAAAACCcaagccccgccccctgccCCCCACCCGTTTAGCCCCGCTTTTAGCCAAGCCACTCCACCACTGTTCTGTGATTTGAGCTTGTAATTCTTCTTCTCATGTTGGCCTCAACTGCCTCCTGGATGTTaagctctcactctctctctctcttttttttgttttttttaaatatttttattgttttgtaaaaGAAACGCAGGCGGCCTCTGTGAGTCATGTGACTGTGCTAGACGGTGGAAGAGGGCCCCCGTGTGGCTGGCGGCGGCGGCATTTCGTTTGGATTATGCTCGCTGAGGTTTTGAACAgggtgtttaaaaagaaaaaaaaaaggtcttcaaGGCCTGCTGTTAACAATATGAACCGATTGAATGAAAGCCAACCAATGTGATCAGACAAAGGAGTGTTTGGCCcacattgaaagaaaaaaaaaaaaaggtaaaatgtCAGCCTAATGTtgcaaaagtgcatttttttattttaaaattcaaGTTAATGTGATGAGTGTGACAGCAAGATACCAAACGTTAGTTTTGTGGTGTTAAGTTTTTGAAATGTGTCGGCACATCCATGTCATTCATGAAGAGTCCCTTTTgggcagtgtttcccaacctatATTGATCCAATACACAAAAGAAGTACAATGAAAATATTGATGATGTCGTCTCAGTTCGGTTTTACTTGATGCCCAAGATGATAAACGTGCTCGATGAATGGCAGCATGGGAATACGCTAGTTAATaatggaagagcatttaatttgTTTGTCCTGGCTGTCACTATGtgtcactggcatagatagGTGAACTCAGATAAAGTGTCTGCCTCTcacagtggttgggaatcactgcttTAGGGATGGGCATAGTCGTCGATCATTGATGCTTAAGAATTGGTGGTTGATTAGTCGTGTCTGGAAGCGATGGAGGCAAAACGGAGTGCACTTCCTGGCCGTAATGAGCAGAAACGCTGTCGACTATCATCTACATGCACATAGACACTTTGATTAcaattttctgccatttttttttttttttttttacaaaattaataGAATGATAATTTTTTCGATAAGTGACAAGAaaatgcccatccctaattcCTTTTTATATCTCGCAGCCTATTGATCGTTAATTTGATCCATTAGTTGATTCATTGATTCAATTTTGCACCTATAATCATAAAAAACAGATTCTTGCAGAATTCAGGTGGAAATAAAACTATACCGGTTTCACTGAATGACTCGGAATGCAAATTAGCTACCTTGACTTTCGCGAGCATTAGCCTCAAGGCTCATTAGCAGTTAGCATAGTGAGAGGTAATCAAAGAATCCAATCCGTTACTCAAGAATACTGaactcaaatgtaaacattgaaaaataaaaacaattttaaaaaactcACTGTAAGATTATAACACAGTTTGGTTCCCTGATTCTTTCATCTTTAGTTAGATTTACAATTAGGCTAACGGCAAACTTAGATTACCTATAAAACAGCTAAAAATATTACTTCTGATTAATGATCAATAGGCTCCCGTCCTTTGAATgtgtttcacttttgtttttgtttttttaacataatgaaGATGACTTCACTGCTATATTGGGAGTTTTGGCACTGAGGTCAGTCAttatgatcatttttattttgtgttttgctgTAAGCACAACCGATTGTTTTTGCGGGAAAGCACACACAAAAGGAAACAGGGTGATTGGCAGTGGTGGAAACTTCCATGTCGGAATGGCGCGAAAACAGCAACACTTAACATGCAAATTCATAAATATCatataaacaacaacacagGCAGGATTCGGTCATATTCGGCATCCTTTTTCCCCATTTAATCTGGCAATTTCCTTAATTAGATtttgagaaatgtttttaattggtTGTGATCGGTCACGTTTGCATGGCAGCGTTTTATTGAACAGAATAACAATGCCCGGAGGAGTCAGTTCCCATAGCTGACGCCATGTTGTCCTTCTTGACTCCATTTTGCCTCAATCACAATCGATGGAATTCTAATCGATCAATCAACTCATTATGTCCTGATTTGTATTCCTCGAACAGAGGCCGGGGGCTCGCTTTTCCCATGATTCCTCACCTGGGGATTGCGCAATCAATCCCAGGGGTTAGCAGTCAGGCTCCATTTTGCGtgtgaaaaacacatttcccACAGGAATGAACGGATTTGGAATGATTCCGGTCCAGAGTGAAACTCACCACGCATCGAGATGATTTATTGATCGTGTGAAAAAATGTGTCCCAACATGCTGAACTATTCCtttaaagaccctgtaaagtgaattcagagatttcGTTCCACGTGCGTTTCTCAActttgaagataattgctgataaCGTGCAGTTGTGGAGTTGGAGCGTGaaactgtttttctgattaattATTAAAAGTTGCAGTTGTGACGAGCAGCTCGCTAGCTGCTGGTGTGGCCgcattagagtgcctcattcTCAGCCGTGAGTGCACACTCGTCACAGAAGAGTGAAGAAGTGGGTGCGTCAAgatgtttattttcactttacacggACTTTAAGACCGATGTAAGGATAAGGTTTCGTGACAATCATTTTGAACAGGGCGGAATGTGCGAAATGATGAGCACTCGACTAAAATTCCCCAGATCCGTTTTGGAGCTCAGCTTCTCATAGCGGATGTCATTTGGCCCTCTTGTGACAGCAAACTTCAGTTAGAGCAAATAGTGTGACGTGGTCGTGCGCTTCCAATTTGCCCCAAATCGCTTCCAAGAATCAACTAATCAATTCAATTGACGGATGCCTACGCCCGTCCCTCTTTATGGGAGATAAAGTTTGTTTGACTTCTTCCAGGTGAAGATGGAAACCAACTTAAAATGTGGCTTAAAAAGGGAGAaagtgtaagaaaaaaaaatgactggatcacttttttttgttgttgttgcttgtgAGGGCGTTTGAtggtgtgatttaaaaaaataatacaatttgagAGAGGGGAGGGGGTTCAAaggttgtattttttattttttttattttttacctgccAGAGAGATTATTTGGGAGATTTTAacccattttgaaaaaaatcccgGTTGGAGTGGTTTTCAAGAGGagccatcgtcatcatcatcatcatcctagtactgtcaattgaaatgaatggtcgTTTCCTTCAGTGCTGGTGTCGTCGTGCTTGTACATATTGTGTCTTTTTcaaccccccgccccctcctttttttttttttcctcctctcggGGGGCTGGGGGGGTGTACACGAAATAGACGAGGGAGGGGAAATAATATTTTGTTATCGTCCAATCAGAGGGTGACAGTATGTATATATCTATATTGTATATATGTGATGAAAATgcattggccttttttttttcttttttttggtgtgtgtgacaCTACCTTTTACCTGTACTATGTTTCTACATTCAGTGTTTCAGTGTTGATAATATATATTTGGTTTGtgtttcattgtttttatttcgtctTTGTCATTTATTGTTTGTTCTCCTCCTATTTCCcgcccttttttattttattttaaattgcacgATTTATTACTTTTGCTGTCCGATGAGGTGACACAGCTACTCTTTGTATTCGTTTAGTGCTGTAAAGTGTTATTAGAATTGTCAATACCACCTGAACCCAGCCGTACCCAAGCCCCCTCCTTGCCCAATATGCATGAATGgcacttcaaaaataaaatatggtaACTTCACTGTGGAATTTTGTGCTGTTTGAGCCTTCTTTGTGACCACCACCAAGGCATgctgcattatttattttttttgtattcactgccattgacggctatatatgtcaaagatccattttcgcctggctggcagtgaattagTTAACCTTAATCGCTGGGAAATTAAGTGAAatgttctgcttttatttttttagggtttCAAGCAGTGTTCGGCTTTCGACTCAgttcaaacaaaataaacaaaacaaaaatgtttagaggtggtcaaagtaaaaaaggagggtatcgaaaaacagatgccattaaaggttattttagttaactaaaactaatgaaaaaactaaaattcaaaaaacaatattgttactgaaataaaattaaaacggaaatgctttaaaaaaaaaaaaaaaaaaactaacaaactatattttatgtttacaaaaactaactaaaactaactataattatagcaaacacatccttcctttagtctttggtaattcatttaatgcatgagccttgaggatgattttaaatgtgatttttagtagatttattttgatataaaccggaataatgacgtttggaagtatgtcacacagaagtgacgtcatctagcagcagtcaatagaaaagcaccttcagatgacattgctgccatggtgttttttaaatattgcgcacaagtaatacacataaaaaataaataaataaatgatactgaaactaacaaactaaactaaaactaagcattttttaaaagaaccaaactaataaaaactaacagaaccaccctgaaaattaataaaaaactaacgaaaatgaaaaatttcaaaatctcccatattacaaataaagtggtactgtagcattttcctaaatatgcaaaagcacaaatacattatttgtacaatttttagtacgaaacacaatttctcttcgtaacattatgtggcccttgcatcgtTATGATTTTCTGTGTGTGGATGCccctgggttagggtttcaaattagggtagCAGACCAAGCAATGTGTCTCAGGCCTGAGTTAGGGTTTCATGCTAGGATTATGGTTTCAAGAAAATGTGAGCTCcatttaaggtttttttttttttttttttttttttttaaggcaatcaGGCGTTTTAAAGTAGCGGTTcaagggagtttttttttttttttttaaaggcttttAATTAAGGTTcgtgtttcaaaaataaaaattgaaatttcAAGTTTATTGACTAGATTTTATGCTGCTGTCGTCTTCCGTGTTAAAATGAACAAAGTCAAAGTAGTGCACTGTTACGCTTTTTGGGCGCAGACATGTTGACATGGAAGGTACCAAAGTGCACCACGAACGCATCACAGCCAGATTAGATGCTCGCTAACCCAAATCTCCCCCTGCCGTGGAGAGGCGGCGACGGGAGGGCGGCGAAGCGGCGTGTGATTGGTGCTCCGGCTCATCTCTCATTCCTGGCAGCCAATCGCGTCCGGAGACGAGCTGCTGCTGGCTGGCTCCTGGTGTGGTACAGCACCGTGCGAGGCGAGCTGAGACAACCCCGAGATAACAGCTGCACTGgaggaagaaaggaaaaaacTGTCGAGGTGAGGCCTCGTTTTGTGCGTGTTTGACACAAGGGGGGGACACTTTTAACTTGATACGACAAACTTTTGAAAAAGGCCGACTTCCAACATCGGACACCTCCGCTTAAGTTAGCCGCGGAGTGATTTCTTAGCACTTGGGAGCTAAGTTGAGCTAGTGGCTAGCATTGGGAGGCTAGTCGATGAGTATGAAggagggaggaggaagaggagaagcagGAGAAGGGGggcttttctccacttttataccCGATATCAAAGTCGTCGCTGTGGGCACCGAATAACACCCCAAAGTCGTTAACGCTAACCGGTCGCCGGAGCTCTGCCCCCACGCCTCGCCACCCAGCCCTCCCCCCCGCTCGAGTGGCTCCTTGTCGAGGATGTGACCTTCCTGAGCTCCCGAAAAGCATGAAAGCCATCCATCGGCGAGCCTCCACTTGATGGTGGCCTAGCGCGGCGAGCTAAAGCTAAGCCGAGCGCCCGACTCTCTACCTCCGCCGCCACGGTTGCTGGCTGCTGGCCCCCTCCTCCAGCCCTCGCCAGTATCGGGTAGCAAATAAAAATATCCCCTCCATTTCGAACGTCTGCGGGGAGTGTTCGAACCGAGCCGGCGCTCGCTTTAAGCTCCGGCGGAATAACCAGTCAGTCGGGTTGTCAAGACGGGCGAATGCTAGGCGAAGCTAGGTGGCTAGCCTGGGACACCTCCGAGCAGATggtaaactattttttttaacctctcaaTTGGAATCGAACAAACTTCCGTTCAGACATTTCATCCCCACACTATGGGCGTCTAATGTGTTTTGATCACATCTACAAGGTTAAACGAGAATCACATCCGATCAAAACGCCATTTCTTTAAAGTTGTGCAATCGCGTAAAAAGCATTTATATTAGATACTTTGATGCGCAATCAAACAAGGAAATTGTTAATTTGGACACAATAATGTTGAACTAACTTGAGGTTAAATGCCTCGCAGTGCGCTATGAACtttgaactgttttttttttttttttttaagtcagtaaaAGATAAATGGATCTTGCTGCTCAGCTCTTGTGACATGGATGAGGCTTCCTTGTTAGCTCATATGTGAGTTGACTAAATGCATGGATTGTGCTAAAAAAGGGTATAAAGTAAGAGTTAAGAGTTTCAAGCAATGATTAAGGTTTCAAACTAGTGGTGTCTAGTCCGGGTTATGATTTCAAAAGTCAGGTTTCTACTCAAGGTCACGCTGTCGGATGAGAATGTGAAACCGAGGGTCGGTGTTAAAACAGTGATGGGACTTTAGGTTTCAAACTTGGAgttcaaacattttaaattcaggttTCAAGCAAATTTAGGTTTCAAACTTGGATTTCACTGAGGGCTGTACGATTATGGGAAATAATCAAATTGCGATGTTACCCCCTGCCGCCTTTCAAAATTGTAGTAACATTTTttgaaggtctttttttttttttttttttttttttttaacgtacttTCAACaaacccttgtgatgtcattttcagtcacagcaagttgcaaaatgtgtttttaaaggtagtaattgtacatgaaaaataacgaaaatataaattttattataggcaaaatattaatgttagaCTGCCGAAAATGcctaataagtaaagtatcccttgaaaattatctcattgttttttggggttaaAATTTTCTGCATCACAAGTACGTACTACCTTTATTAGTACTTTGTATCGGGTGACTACTCGAGCTgaatacttgtactggtatcaatctgaaaaaaaaaaaatggtattgaaCATCACCAGCAACTATTCAAATAGTGTCTTGATGAGTAATGGCATCACATGGATGGAGGGAACCCCTTTCAAGTCACATTATGGATCCCTTTAGGCTTGAATGTGATTCAGCTTCAATGAGGCCGTCTGACTTGGTCCGTGTTGACATCATGCAGTCATTAGTGCGTCCTCAAGTGCACGCACACGCAATGACTGACCTCACACAAACTCCCTCACTGTGCTTTGGTTTTCAATTAAGACTTTGTAACGCCGGGTCCCGTGACCTCCCAGCTGGTCACGATGGACTTCAGAATAGCCGTTGAACGCGTCACTCACGCATCATTCACCCCACTTTTAATTCCCGTAAGCCATAAATATAGAACAGATGAAAAACAGTAACTAGGAGTGACTTAGCGTGCCTTTTTGTGCTGCCAGAGGACGTGTCCTTGCTCAAAGCGGCTGCGCAAACTGGTTCATTGTGTGCGCTTCTCGACCTGCAAATCTTCTTTGTCAGTACATTGTAAACTGAAGACCCCCATCCTCCCGTATACCCTTTATGAACTGTATAGGCACTGATTTATAAGCAACATTTTAATCCCCACTTCTTGTATGGGATCAGTTAACCACTGctaacacacaaagacaaaagaaGCAGCAAAAAACACATCACAGAGGGCCCATACGTACATCAAATTCCTAATCTGCTAAAGGTCTTAATTTGGTTGGAGCCAATCGTGCCGCCGGCTTGCGAAAACCTCATCGAATCTCAGAATTCAAACGGCGAAGTGTCCGAGCAGCTAAACAACGTGCTAATGCTCACTGTGAAAGCTGTGTAACGCTTAGAACGTCGGCTGGATATCCTCATGCAGATTTTTACCATGCCATGACGGACGCTTCTCACATCGCACACTTGTTTATAAAGTTGCCCAAAGCTGCTTTATAAATAGCCCGAATGCTTGATTCATCTTGACTTACAAAAAGCTTGAGTGACTCAAGTGAAGGTAAATTGACTTGAGGCTTTTTCCTTTTATAAATGTCATGGGTATGACAACGGtatgtttaaaaagtcaaaggAAAACTTAAAGAAATATCAGAGCtcctatatactttttttcaaaatttaaaattacCTTTAGTGTCAGTTTTATtactattgttgttgttgttatttatttgtttattttttaaaccaaaacaaaaagtacagagagttcccagggtcagcagcatttttaataaagttaactacaatgtaaataaatagttccctgaggttaacacagttttaaattgatctacTATCGACTGTCAGATTTTTAGGCTGACACAGATATTCGTCAAAAGACGATAATTGGTCCATCCCTAACcagaataaaaagttaattttatgAGTAGATATGTTATGAGAgagaattttacaagaatatggtagggttttttttttttagtcttaatttaacaatgaaaattaaaagtcAAAAGTGATAGACAATGAAGATTTAAAGTTATTAGAATTGAGTTGAAACCTCACAGGAATTATGTCTAAATATTCATACAGTACAACTCAAATAATGTCCCGTTTATTGAGTATAAAGTTGTTAatttcacaagtcaaaatgttacTCCCTCCAAGTAAAATTGGgttataacgtaacattatGAGCCTTGTAGATTTAAGACAGTTTACAAGAAAAAGATGTTCTCAATATGACAGCATACGTTTAAGGATTAATTCAGTTTAGTAAAGTAAGACAAAGTTACATCACAGCGTTATTTTTacatgataaattattttggcTAGTCTTATTCTGAGAGGCCCTATCATTCAAAGTGAGCTTTTCATTACGGAAATGTGGGTCAAATAGTTTTGCATTGTTCTTTGAAACTGTCAagcttttcttgtttttttgtctgcagcCAAAAGAAATCTGCAAGACCAGATCGGGCCGACTTGCAGAAAACAAGTGGAGACCAACCTTTGGAGATGTGGGATGGGGGAGAAGGCAAGTAGTGAATATGTCGCCTTTCCGGCAAGCATCTGAGGCACAATTTTCAGTGGAATGAGtgttgaaaggaaaaaaaaaaaaaaaaaacaggacacgCCCCGGAGTTATAAATATGTCTGAGCAAGCTATCAATTTCTACATCACTGCATGACCTTTAAAATATATTGTCAAATATAACACATGATCCTGGGTGTCGATTCATTATTTGCCTGACATTCCTGATGGATGTTGACAGGTGTGATTGAGGAGGATGAGAGGCCATTAACACAAGGAGCCTCCAAAGTCCCACCTACGGAAATGACTGACCACAGAGATGTGCAGGACATGTCACTCGACCTAATGGACGGGGCAAAtggggaagaggaagaagatgcTAATGATTTGCAGGCTCCTGATGAAGCTCAGCAGCACATAGCCCAGCGGCAGCCCGACGTGTCCCTCAGAGGTATCGGAAGAAGCCAGTCCCCGTCTTCCCCGCCTCATGGGCAAGAACAGGAGGCAGACACTGATCCCGACTTCGACCCTTTGCTCGAAGGGGATCCACACGGAGATTTATTTCCCTGTCAGCACTGTGAACGGCGCTTCTCCACCAGGCAGGGTCTGGAGCGCCACATCCACATTCACGCCGTCGCTGGCCAGCCAGCGCAACTCTTCAAGTGCCAATACTGTAGCAAGTCCTTTGGCTCACAGGTGGGTCGGCGGCGCCACGAGAGGAGACACGAAAGCGGCTTAAAGAAGAAGCCCGGCTCCTTGGCCGGAACTGCTCATCTGCTCAGCCCTTTGGTGCAGACGGACGTTTCCAGTCCCGACTGCACCAGCCCTACAATTCACTATGCCGCTGTGGGGTCACAGTTAACTGGAGGACCTGCGCACTATGAAACGCCGAGCAAGGAATCAGGTCCTAATGCTGACCCTACCTTCATTTTAGATGAAAATGGAGCATCTAAAGAGCTCCATCCTTGCAAGTACTGTAACAAAGCATTTGGCACACACACCAACATGCGACGGCACCAGCGCAGAATACATGAACGGCACTTGTTACCAAAGGGCGTTCGGCGGAAAGGCATGCTCCTCCAGGAGGCGACAGTGCAGCCGCGACCCGACGCTTCGTCAAATACCAGACCCGCCCTTGTGTACGTACCCAGTGCCGACACAGAAGATGAGGCTGACCGGGACGATTACGTTGTGGACATATCCAAAAACATCTCAGAGAACTTGAGTTTTTACATTGACGGCAAGATCGTGTCCACCAGCACGGTGAGCAGCTGTGAGGTCATCGAGGTGGACACTCGATCGGCCGCCCTGTTCGGTTTGGACACCGTCATCATCAGCCCCAACCAACTCAGTCAGGCGCTGAAGGTGGATGCTCGAGCCAGTACTGCCAAGCAACTGTCCAACTTCTGTCCACCGTCATCCAAAAGAAGAACGTCGACACCGCCGCTTGTTCCCAGTCTCAAAGTCGAGACGGAAACGTCGTCCACGGCGTCGTCCTCGCCTAACTTGATAGTGGGCGGCCTAATCCAGCAGACGACAGATTCGTCAGGGTTTCAACGTGAGAAAACGGTTTATCTGTCGCCCAAGCTCAAGCAGCTCCTCCAGACGCAAGACGTTCAGAAGTCCATAACGCTCATAACGGAAAGCAATAGGCTGGCGTCCCCGCTTTCTGTCACGCCGCTGCAAGGTCCCTCGGGTCGGTTTAAAAGACGAACTGCCTCGCCCCCGTCGTCTCTGCAGCTCACTTCGCCGTTTAGAGAAGAAGAATGCAAGTCCGAGACGGTGAGTGCGTACACCCTCAAGGTACCAAAGCTGGAGAACCTCAGTCTTGGAAACTCTCTGGACAAGGATGACAGTGCAACTTTGAACCCTTGTGGAAGTAACCTTGCCCAAATCTCCTCTGGCAACGCTTGCAATCAACAACCTCTGGACCTGTCAAACACTGTCAGTAGAAGAGGGGACACCTCCAACAAAGTTCTGAGCGATTCTGCACTTGATTTGAGCTTGCATCGGAAGACTGTTGCAGATGTGGACCTGAAGGGAAGTGCAGCACCGCAGCTGCAAGTCAAAAAGAGGAAGCCAAACACCAGCATGCTTGAAAAGGTGCTGATGAACGAGTACGTGGGTTTGCCCTTGCCGACAGAGGAGGGACCTTCACCGCTCGCCAACCTCACTTTTCAACCGCAGTCTCCCAATGTTGAGTCTGCCCACCCGTCTCCTCCATCTTTAACCCCCGTCACCATGAACCCCTCCTCACCCGGCACTTCGAGCGTGACATCCACAACGCCGCCTCCCCCCGTACTACCCACCATGCCCTCGCCGCCAGCCGTGGCGAACTCTCCTCTCTCTCAGCCCTCCGACTTGGCGGCCCAACGGCCTCTTCCTGTCCTATCACCAAAGATGTCGCCAAGGTCACCGCAGCTCCCGACGGAAGAGGCGGGGAGTTTGTCTGCCGGTGATGACAAAGTCGAGGAAGAGCAGCATCATTCTGAGACACTGGACTCCCCGAACACTCCACTCCAAGATTCCCTCGATCATCCTGCACCTCTTGAGCCTACTTCAGCCGGCCTGTCGGCTACAGAAGACATTTCTCTGACTGAGGCAAGCAGCAGCCTGTTGAATGGTGATACTCACCGAGACCTCAACTCAGGAACTCCAAAGTCTGAAAATTCTGACTTGGCTGCTCTGTCACCCAGGCCGGAGTCTGTGCCGACATCTCCGCCTCCTCTTGTGTCACAAGACCCAGCCCCACTGCTGCTTCCACAAAGCCTTCCTCACGCCAAGATAAAAGAGGAGCCTGAGAATTGCACAGATGATCCCTCTGTCATGAACCATGTGCCTCGGG
Encoded here:
- the prdm2b gene encoding PR domain zinc finger protein 2, whose protein sequence is MWDGGEGVIEEDERPLTQGASKVPPTEMTDHRDVQDMSLDLMDGANGEEEEDANDLQAPDEAQQHIAQRQPDVSLRGIGRSQSPSSPPHGQEQEADTDPDFDPLLEGDPHGDLFPCQHCERRFSTRQGLERHIHIHAVAGQPAQLFKCQYCSKSFGSQVGRRRHERRHESGLKKKPGSLAGTAHLLSPLVQTDVSSPDCTSPTIHYAAVGSQLTGGPAHYETPSKESGPNADPTFILDENGASKELHPCKYCNKAFGTHTNMRRHQRRIHERHLLPKGVRRKGMLLQEATVQPRPDASSNTRPALVYVPSADTEDEADRDDYVVDISKNISENLSFYIDGKIVSTSTVSSCEVIEVDTRSAALFGLDTVIISPNQLSQALKVDARASTAKQLSNFCPPSSKRRTSTPPLVPSLKVETETSSTASSSPNLIVGGLIQQTTDSSGFQREKTVYLSPKLKQLLQTQDVQKSITLITESNRLASPLSVTPLQGPSGRFKRRTASPPSSLQLTSPFREEECKSETVSAYTLKVPKLENLSLGNSLDKDDSATLNPCGSNLAQISSGNACNQQPLDLSNTVSRRGDTSNKVLSDSALDLSLHRKTVADVDLKGSAAPQLQVKKRKPNTSMLEKVLMNEYVGLPLPTEEGPSPLANLTFQPQSPNVESAHPSPPSLTPVTMNPSSPGTSSVTSTTPPPPVLPTMPSPPAVANSPLSQPSDLAAQRPLPVLSPKMSPRSPQLPTEEAGSLSAGDDKVEEEQHHSETLDSPNTPLQDSLDHPAPLEPTSAGLSATEDISLTEASSSLLNGDTHRDLNSGTPKSENSDLAALSPRPESVPTSPPPLVSQDPAPLLLPQSLPHAKIKEEPENCTDDPSVMNHVPRDDVDPSPQPLEKKPDNPAAEKIDSSYCKTFVCNVCESPFSSMKELGGHIAQHASDWPFKCEFCLQLFGDADDLLSHRTTLHGVGTIFMCSVCSKEFAFLCNLQQHQKDLHPNDVCTHTSVESGKLRPQNFTDPSRAKEEMSVCTPAQETSEEAAEENDAKPAREEPAVNGNHTDDSAEDPNEELYTTIKIMASEDGKPKGPDVRLGQNQHYPSYKPPPFPYHSRSHAGSMASATNFTTHNIPQTFSTAIRCTKCGNSFDNMPELHQHILACANASDKKRYTPKKNPIPLKQIVKSPNGVASPSAGQSAFRRMGQPKRLNFNQDVSKTKMSALSKKKNQLVQKAISQKNKAATSAKKAYVKIEEVQNSVCPHCSREFTYQASLSKHMAISCPMKPAVIKGKKKLEDKKKEAVYGVDKNTRKKDCDAAQTEPEVKPLGKTRARSSGAAELPEPLQTGKGKSVQKRPASFPAATPAASKKNKKNQAQASPTHSPGDAAAQKTPARMQRMGKAPPKRLAEPETSPPQPKKEERFSLRMRERLGGPVTRSSQMTAPAAEARSEEAPTPDELKDALEVLMK